In Manduca sexta isolate Smith_Timp_Sample1 unplaced genomic scaffold, JHU_Msex_v1.0 HiC_scaffold_78, whole genome shotgun sequence, one DNA window encodes the following:
- the LOC119193600 gene encoding uncharacterized protein LOC119193600, producing PTFSSRQTGGQFVEELTRELDHRHQRQELDNRNHRDLDSRNYRHDMDNRNYRQDVDKHHRQTTAPPFLLQSIEENKKKTRNMFNPVSNGRQSDTNPNFIY from the coding sequence CCCACGTTTTCCTCTAGGCAGACGGGTGGGCAGTTCGTAGAGGAGTTGACGCGAGAGCTCGACCACCGCCACCAGCGCCAGGAGCTCGACAACAGGAACCACCGGGACCTGGACAGCAGGAACTACCGCCACGATATGGACAACAGGAATTATCGACAGGATGTAGACAAACACCACCGCCAGACCACAGCCCCTCCCTTCCTTCTACAGAGCATAGAAGAGAACAAGAAGAAGACGAGGAATATGTTCAATCCTGTCTCCAACGGGCGGCAGAGTGACACCAATCCAAACTTCATTTATTGA